One Bacteroidales bacterium genomic window carries:
- a CDS encoding dihydroxy-acid dehydratase, which yields SQENQYESLDLDEQKGCIRSLENAYSNDGGLAVLFGNIASKGCVVKTAGVDESILTFKGKAKVYESQEDAIEGILTKKVKPGDVVVIRYEGPKGGPGMQEMLYPTSYLKTMKLDKECALLTDGRFSGGTSGLSIGHVSPEAAAKGEIALIQDGDTILIDIPSRSINLQIDDAELEKRKEEEKAKGSKAYQPKNRDRVVSKALKIYAAHVSSADLGAIRKL from the coding sequence ATCTCAAGAAAATCAATATGAAAGTCTTGATTTGGATGAGCAAAAGGGATGCATACGGTCTTTAGAAAATGCTTACAGCAACGATGGTGGTTTGGCCGTTCTTTTTGGAAATATTGCCAGCAAAGGTTGTGTGGTAAAAACGGCAGGTGTTGATGAGAGTATTTTAACCTTCAAAGGCAAGGCTAAAGTTTACGAATCGCAGGAAGATGCAATTGAAGGCATCTTAACCAAGAAAGTAAAGCCCGGTGATGTTGTAGTTATTCGTTACGAAGGACCAAAAGGAGGTCCGGGAATGCAGGAAATGCTGTACCCTACCTCCTATCTTAAAACCATGAAATTAGATAAGGAATGCGCCCTACTTACCGATGGTCGCTTTTCTGGTGGTACATCAGGATTATCTATTGGTCATGTTTCGCCCGAAGCTGCTGCCAAAGGAGAAATAGCCTTGATACAAGACGGAGATACCATCCTGATAGATATTCCTTCCAGAAGCATTAACCTTCAAATTGATGATGCTGAACTGGAAAAAAGAAAAGAAGAGGAAAAAGCAAAAGGCTCTAAAGCGTATCAACCGAAAAACAGAGATAGAGTAGTGAGTAAAGCATTGAAAATATATGCTGCTCATGTGTCTTCTGCTGATTTAGGTGCAATACGAAAACTTTAA